In Thunnus thynnus chromosome 17, fThuThy2.1, whole genome shotgun sequence, the genomic window TTGTGATTACACAGTACACTCTGTACACTGTGTTTACTGTACACTCTGTAGAGATAGTGGACTATCTATTACAGTTCTGCACCCTGCCCTGTACCTTGTCACCTCTCCAAGTCTTACtcctttaatttatttgttatcCACTCATTTCTTGTCAtcttatatattattattaggtATTGAGATGCGGTGTGAATCCAGAATCCAAATTCCTCAGTTGAACTACCCAGTTCCTGTATCTGACTGGATAAATCAAAgaagtttaaaatgttattcTAGGCCTTTTTTCTGCAAGATTctcaattttaattttaaaaacaatacaaaaataaataaagaaaacgCATGATGTTTAAACTGATGTGGAAAATATAAAGTGTGTCTCCATAGTTGGCTCCATAGTAGTGCTTCCTAGAATTTCTGAGGATCAATAGGATAACATTGTAAGCGGGGAACCTATCTTTCATCCAGAAAATCCCAGGTGTAAGCCTTATGTTGACAGACATGTGTCTGCTGGAGCAAGACAGTGAATCTGTGCCAACTGGACATTTGATGTTGGGCTCAGGTGGTGCTGTGGAAAGGGGGACAGAGGGGAGAGACTGACAAAGGGTCTCTTTATACTGACACTCACTGAATAAGAACCGACGAGCTGATTGAACAACGCTACACACAAATACTATCATAACAGAGGTAATTGCACAATAACATTGATGGTGTTTTGGGAGCTAGAACGTTGTAATCATTTCAGTATGACCCTGGAGCGCAACAGAGTCTCTGTGTGAGATAATTTGTTTGATAACAAAGAGTAAGACAAGGGAGATCGATTAGGAATTATAATTGCCAATTTCCAGATTTGTAAGTGCCTTGTGTAAAGTGTGATGCTATTAACAAAAAGGGGCAATAGAATATGTACCCATCTCAAAGAATGATTAATCTCTAAACAGAAACCTCACATGTATATAATATTAACAAACACAGATAAGTAATATTACACAATACTTAAAAAACTAACTAACAACAgccaaaaaagataaaaattaaCAGCTTTCTGATCTTTACATCCAAATGGAAagtaaaatgtgaaactatAACCTGCCAAACATTTGTATTAGCTTGGTGGGAATGCCATCTTGTGGTTATTCTCTTCTAGCCTGATGATCTTGGTTCTCTGTCTTGGTAATAATTTGGTGTCTGGCTTGTTGTGATATAAGACATTTGATGCAATACTACCAGTAAAATACAACAGCCTGCAATATCACAAGTTAACTAGCTCACTTGGTATTGTCTTGTGGATTTTTCAAGAGAAAACAGTATGAACAAAAGCCTTTTGCCAACAGCTCAAGACTGTCCTCTGATGGATTTACAATACAGGCGGCTCACTAAAAGGTGAAGCCCTAACTTGTGTAAAGCATGTACATTGCTAAAACATCAGACACCAACTTGCATCTGATAGTGTTATATAGTGTATAACATGGGCCACTATGGTAAAAGACCCTCCATTTGGATTGTATGACTCTCTCAATATCTTACTTACATATCTTTTGTGTTGTTGCTAGTGTCTTTTTGATGTATTACAGTTACATTGTTACAGTAACTTCTATTGCTTCAATCTGGTCTAATTCAGGgctaataaattattattagggaccgagcccaaatggcagaggactactgtaaaacagtagtcctcgactaagggcgaggaccctattgtttttcatgtgtttgtttgtttgtttgtttctttctttctttctttctttctttctttctttcttcattatTACAGAACATcacacctaaatttgaccccctaaacatgctcaaaaactcaccaaatttggcacgcacatcaggtctggtgaaaaatttgatagaatgtaaaaattaaccccttaagtgccaaaatgtgctctctagcaccTATggaactaaaatggccgccacggcccgtaggaatgttgtagagagatcaaaccaaaactcaattatttgtctcatcaagacctacaaatcgtacgctgacacccctgacctaaatccaacaggaagtatgcaattagcctttcaaaataagactttgccccaattttggcccctgAACAAACGCCATCTCCTCcgagggtgttaatggtattggcttcaaactttaataggtgacttatgacactatgctgaaaaaatgttgtcaaaaactttgtaataactcgaacggtttggatttaataagccctgaaagttgcagtgccacatcacaccttacaatgtaaaccaatggggagccaatctatgggcatgaactttgtgtcaaacagaggcttctgacgtctaaactataagtctgaccactttcaaacctgtatcaatggatttgcaacgaaatttcctaccaaaaatatgatttttaatgtaagctTTGGCcaaagaaaagactttaaaactcacattctaatatctcaaaaccaataaaagatagaaaaaacatataaattcaagatttgtaggtcaaagtctcatgactcatttaaagttcaaatgaagtttgtatctaaaactatgtggaagcagtaaatgttcaaaaaggagTGGGTTTgcacacactctccattcaaatatatgagtatttttctgtgtccagctgcagttttaTTGTCTCTACATACCTGACAGTACacgtcaatcaaactttgaccaggtcatgtgggttaaaagtctttccttttctaaaaatagacttgatgaaaattaggaaaataatttgttttacacacaaactcatcaagagttttcaatttactaattgaaattcaagtgaatgagcccaaaacttgcataattttgatgacacaggtgtgagcaagacagacatgtctctccctgcagaaaattctcatcctgtcaatcaaactttcaaaataaaagcacaccacacttgtgaGAAATATTAagaaagtattattattattattattattattattattgttattgttgttgttgttgttgttattattattattattattattattaatgccATTCAGTGCCTTTGGTATATTACAGTGTTACATTATTACAATAACTCATATCTCTTCAAGCTGGTCAAATTCAGGGCTTgtgaataataatattattatcattaaagatgatgatgaagaagaagagagcatTTTATAATATTGTCATATATGTCACTGTTCCTTCCTGCTGTGTGAGAACTACGTGGATGTATTAAGTACAAACTTTATCTGGTAAGTTTCTGCATCCTCAGCACTCCTTGAAGAAGAGCACCGGAAGAAGAGCAACCGCGAGAGGTGAGGACGGAGCACAGTGGTGGGGTGAAACtcaatgctactttatataccATGAAAAAGACAGTGTCGGATAAATGTGAGACTTGTAACTGTAAGGAAATTGTTAAACGTGTGTTAATAGGTTATAGGGAGGAGAAAGAGTGGAGGGCAGGCTTTTGGATATTGGTGCATCAAAGGTCTGTTAGAGACAGGAGACAAACAATTACAGGTTCAAATGGccttatttaaatatttaaatgaaacaggTTTAATAACCACAATATAATGTCAACTTTTTTCGtttgtttgtcagtttttgttgtttaaagtcATGGTGTTACACACTCCGATACAGTAGGTGGCGGCATGCACCTTTAACGTTGGTTTGCAGTCCGCCAGTAaaatcaaagaagaagaagaagtggtgGGGAGAAGGTTTGTTGTTTATGATGTCAATACGATAGCAGAGCCTCGTAATACATTAATCTTTACCTGAATCTGAGCAGCGAATAAACAAGCCGATCCTGTTATGTAATGTCATGGTGCTCATCAAACGTTAAACGTGTCTGTTAGCTTGTTGAAAGGCTAGCTAGCTATTAGCTAACTCAGCTAGCGTCATCCACTAAAGTTAACTTAGCTGTTGTCAAAGAAGATGCTCCTTGCAAGTGAGATGACGTTACTGTCAGGGGTAACTACTGAGAGGTTTATTCGTGTCGTGGTTAAAGATGATGTTAGCTTGTGATTTCTTATAACTGTAAggaactgaactgaattaaaTCAATTTATTAACTCGCCTTATACACCACTTGCTAGCTGCATCTACCAGTTATTCTTTGAGAGCAGCTTGCGACTCCTGGTAAACGCCAGAAGGCCTGTGTTTTTGCTGTATGGGCTGCTTTTTGTTCGCCAGTGTTCGTGTTGTTCAAATcaggatgcttttttttttaaagtcgcCTTTCCTACGTAAAACAAGCCAGCCCCTGCCAGACTGTATCAGCTTTCACTCTCACATTGCTTTATCTCCCTTTCAGAGTAAATAAGGTCAAAGGCTTAAAGCAGCTGAATTAATTGGCAGACGGCATCTTTCCTttgaccaccaccaccaccatcatcatcgtcatctcAGGGACAACAGCTACAGTGAATAGGAGCTCCCCTTTAtcctgattagacctctgctgGCTCTTAGGTAAGGGTTTAAAGATGTTGTAATTACACtgcttgtctgtctgttattgCTTATTAGTGCTTATTTATCTTAACGCTCAAATGGATTTTTGAGAGGGTTGATATGTTGGTTGTGGTTGAGTGATTATGTggacaaagtaaataaaacatttgtttcacTATTATAGACCAGATGACTGTAACAGACAATTGACTGTGATTGTGCTTGGTGGCCTTCTTCCCGTAAATAATGTTTAGTATACAgcatatgttgtttgttgtttgttattgttgtattgtgGTGACTGCAGCCTGACATTGGTCCCTTGTTTATTCTGGAAAGCAGTTACGCAATGCTGGCTCAAGTGACAACTTTCAACAGCACCTGCCAAAATCATAGTCATGACACATCGTTTAGTTATGATTGAATGTGCTTGGTCAAGACTGTAGCAGTATACATGATAATGAGATATAACTTTGGTAATTCAGAGACTTATATGTGCAATATGATGTTTTAGAAAACTTTAATACAACTGCTGCCATGTGTGAAGTTGAGAATGTCAAAATAATGCAATTTTGATGTCTTTCACTACTGTTAGGGCAGACAGGAAGACACCACTAATGTCGGAAGAAAAGATGAATGGAACGGGGGCTGTAtatgaggagaaagaggacaCCCTCAGGTAAATCTCCTTCCAGTATTGTAATATCATTATCTTAAAATAGTTACAATTACAATTCTGACATTGTAATTCTTTCAATCACACAATATACCtaccattttttccccccagtcCTGATGATCTGTCTGAGATGCTCGCAGCAGGGACCAAGGATGTTCATGAAAAAGCTGAGAACACCCAGTTTGTGAAGGATTTCCTCAGGGGACGCATCCGCAAAGAGCTCTTCAAGGTCAGTCAGAAGAGAAGCAGGGAGGATTTTTTACAATTTAGGTTGTAAAATGCTCTGCAAACCAGACAAGTTGTATACAATGTAATAAGCATCTAGGTTAAAAAagaggcaaagaaaaaaaaggagacaagtAGAATGACTCGAcaacttttctttcttgcttCCCCAGCTTGGTGCCGTAGCACTCTACTATACTTACACAGCCATGGAGGAGGAGATCGAAAGGAACAAGGACCATCCCCATTTCGCCCCGCTTTATTTTCCTGCAGAGTTGCACCGCCACGAGGCTCTGGCCCGTGACCTTGAGTACTTTTACGGCCCTGACTGGCAGAGCCAGGTCAGCTGCTCCCAGGCCGCCCAACGCTATGCGGACCGTATCCACCAAGTAGGGCAGGAGGACCCAGTGCTGCTGGTGGCCCATGCCTACACCCGCTACATGGGGGACCTATCTGGGGGCCAGGTGCTGAAGAAAGTGGCGCAGAGAGCCTTGAAGCTTCCTCCCACAGGAGAGGGGTTGGAATTCTATCAGTTTGATGCCATCCACAGTGCCAAAGCATTCAAGCAGCTGTACCGCAGTCGGATGAACGAGCTGGAGCTGGACATGGAAACAAAGAAGAGGCTGGTGGACGAGGCTGTCAAGGCCTTCCAGTTCAACATGGAGGTAAGAGGCAAGGGAGTAGGAGAAAATGGAAGTTATGTTTGGAAACACTAGTGGGGGGATCTGCTCCCTGGTTGTGATAATGAGACAGGTGATGTGCTACTTATGCCAGCTTTGATCAAGTAATCAAGTGATGTGTATTTTTAGCTATGCTACCTGCATGGCTTTAGAAATGGCAATGTCGGTCTGTCGGTTAGTCAGTCTACCACtatggtccagactgaaatatctcaatacaACTTTGGATGTTGGACAACCATGAAATTTAGTATAGATAAGCAGTGTGGCCATGAGGACGAGTCCTAATGACTTTCATGATTTCTTAAGTGTCACCACGAGGACAAAGTTTTCACTtcatcctgtgaaatatctcaagatCATCTTGATGAATTGGCACAAAATGTTGTATAGAGATTCATGGTTCCTAGTAGACGATTTATCTTAAGGACTTTGGTAATCTTGACTTTACTTCTAGCACCACcgtgaggttcacatttgtatttttgagtaaatgtctcaacaactattgaatgcACTGGCATGAAATTTTTTATGGACATTCATTGTTCCtcacaggatgaattgtgatAACTTGAATGGTctcttgacttttcatctggtgCCATCATCAAATGAtccaaattttaatttgtccaatactttggtttatgaacaaatatctgtaaaactaATCACATTACAATCAGcgtcagctgcactttgtgtttggtgctaatgatcaaatctgacatactaaactaagatggtgaacatgataaacatcatACGTGCTttgcatcagcatgttagcattgtcattgtgagtatgttaatttgctgatgttagcattttgCTCAAAGCACTGTGCCTAAGTCCAACCTCACAGATGGCATGACTGTAGATTCTTGTCTTGTTTATTGAGACCTCGGAGTGAACATTGTCCTTTAAGTCACAGATAATTTCACACTGACTGTTTTAAGTAACCTTAAATATACTGGATTGAAGATGAGGCAGCCCTGGTTTTCCCGAATTACTAGTTTTGGGTCCTCAACCACAAATGATACAGACACTCAATAAATTAACTAAAATAGCATTTTTAATCCTTGTATAAGGGTACCACTATCATGGAAGGATGATTATATAATGACTAGATGTTATACATGTTGTAATCCACATTTCTCTATGCTCAAATGCAAGGAACATGGAGTTTCCCTTTGTGTTGCTGCATACTTTGCATATTCTGTAGCGTATCCAGCAAGTTTAATAATCCTTTTATGTTTGTGCTGGCAGGTttttgaggagctggaagagATTGGTAAAACCTTCCAGGAGGATGTTTTAGATGCCGGCATGCCTGTCCATGGAGAAATGGGTGGAGACATCAGCAAATGTCCCTACTATACCGCCAAAATGGGTATGCTTTTATCAGTAATTACCATATCAGTAAAATTATATCAAACCCATGATGAAGCTTTTATAAAGCTGTTGTGAGGGCCTTgattaagtttgttttctgctttggTGCTAACTCTGTGTCTCAGCGGCCACCGGTGGAACAGCATACGCATGTCAGCTCGCCATGGCTGTGCTCCGACACCCAACAGGACAGGTGCTGTTTGCTACTTGGTTTGCTGCTTTGGCTGGATTGGCTGCATGGTATCTGATGTGATCCAGCCCCTCAGCCTgtcactctgctgctgtgaGAGAGCGggaggagaaacactgaaggAAGGACAGTAAGGAGACTAGAAAATCCCCCCAAACTATAGACCATCTCATAGTTTCTGTAAAACATTGTAAACAGGTCCAGGTTTATTAAATGTTGCATGTTTGCTAAAACAAATATACCTGGATCTGTTTCTTATCAATGGAATTCCAATGAGATGATCTATAGGATCATTAGGACGTCACaactccatccatccatccatttatccatccatccattcatcgaGCTACACCTTGTTGCAGTCTCTCCTCCggtcatttcatttttctaccTCCTTtgcatcatccctccatcttgTGTCCTTCCAGTGTGTTCGGTTGTATCTCAAGACCttcttttagctgttttctGATTTTGTCATGGAAGCACAGCATTCCAGTGAATAACTAATCTcttgtgaaattacatttcCTCCCAAATTTTAATGTCACTCATTTATATAATTGGCTATACAGTGATACATTAGTTAATAACGATGAATGTATTATTTAAAGCCATTCATGTTTAGCTtagtaaaaacatgttaaaacgTACTATGCATATGTTATGCATGATTAGAGTAGCACAGcaagtggttttttttttttcagggcaTACTGctgtgatttttaatgaggtatttttgtttttgcattacTAGATCTTAATTTGACCTGGGAGAGAAAGTAATTGACTAAACAATGCAACACTGAAATAACGGTTTATCTGTAAATGTCcccatatactgtattttttttttttacctcttcacATTGATTGCAGTTCATAACATAATGTGAAAACACAGTGTGCTGCATTGCATTTACATTGTACAAGTCCCTCATCACATTTCAAGACTCATATTTGGGCCTTACATGATCCCGAGAGGTTTGTGCTGCGGAACAGGTGATAGGATTCAAAAGctcccacccctccacccccccaccctcaaAAAATATAGCACACCTACACTTTGACGAGTGTATgattaataaacatgtttcaaaTACTAGTGAATATACCAGGTATTTGAATCTCTGCTGATGCATGTTCAATAATAGTAGTTCTCTGTTTCTGGATTATGAGAACGGGCgtattgtataaaaaaaaacctgcctgTTTTTGATTTAATTGCACAGTTTAACTTTCCGAGATGAACGAGTCATTGATGAATCAGTTCTACCTGCTACAGGAGCCTGTTTTAGGACAAAAGTGTTAACAAAGGTCATtgcagctgtctttttttttgtaataatgTTTTGTCTACATTCTTGAAATAGATACCAAGTCTATCTACATGAAGGTTAAATGTGTCTTGAGTGTTGTGGTTTATCATGAACCACATCACGTAAGATACCGATCCGTAGGTCCCTCAGCAGCTCCGCCCCTGTTAAGTATCCATTTGTAATACATTTGTGATACACTTGTGCATCATCATTAAAACTGTTCATATattgttcatactgtatgttttggtCACGGTAATTTTTTCAACATAGATAAAGAGGAATATTTTGTGCAGCGTGTATTGCAGTGTAATTGCACTGATGTGTGACTGAAGATTAATATTTATCCTGACACATTACTGACATTTTCTTAACTTTGCTTTATCTTTCcaagctgtttgttgttgtttttttttccactgcttgGAATTATTGGACACACAGAACCAAAGGAAACCTGCTGATAATATTTCAAGCAGgtttctgtgctgtgtgtatttgtacaacacattcacacatatatGGATGTGCAGTATTCCTTCAGGATAACAGCTGTAGTGCAGCTGTTTTGATCACAGACGTGGAGATCTAAGTGATGCTGTGTTTTGTATTTGAGAGTCTCAGGTTCATGATACAGACAGATGGCAATACAATGCATTGCATAAAAAAAGGACTAATACAGGGAGTGCCTAATATACTCCTGTAGTTCACtgtacatgttttatttcattttcatgatgCCAGTCTGATGTGTCAAAACGCTTCAGTATTTTTTGGACGTATATTGAAGGGACGCTTACTTGAATCTCAGGAGTTCAGGTAGTTTTAGCCATTAATTAAACGGTAGATTAAAATGAGTGGAATGCTTGTCTAATTCATGTTGATTTTGAATTATCTTGCATTTTCATTAACTCTGCTCTTGATCCCTTTGTGTATCTTACTGGACAAAGCTTTATTAGTCAAAGGCTAGGATACTCTGATTGTATTAGTGAAAATCCAGGAGTATGCTGTGCTGTCTGTAATGAAATAACTTCTGCTTTCCTGTTTATGCTGAAATAAAGGTGATTCATTTGGACTGGTGTTTTTAATCACAGCAGATAATTAAATGACTTTTTGACATGTACTTAATTAGCTTTTTGCCAGACCCTTCTTTGAAGATGATGGATTCAACAAAAAGATGAATTACTAATCAGTACTATTATCTATTTGGTAGACAGCTGTGTCTGTAGATATTCCATAGAAATATTCACAAATCTCAATTTCTTATGCTACCCTTAATGTTTTCTTGCCTTCATGtgacttgaaaaaaagtaaattagtTTGTTAAGATCACATACTTAATTTTGGAGGATAGTTATTCTACTTGAGTAACATCATGGGCCATATTATATGAAACAAAATCTAATTTGAAGAGTTTGTATGGAACATTGTTGGAATAATGTCCATAGAACATCACTCTGACAATAATGCTAATAGACTTATTCCAAAGTAAAATGCAGGCTTTATACCAAGTTACCAGTTTATTACGTACACCTGTACAATTCAATGTAATGTAAAACAATAGCTCTGGTTGTAGTGTCTTAAATTGCATTATATTTAGAGGTGTTCAGTCTCCCTTACACACTAACAAGAGCTAGTGAATATgcataaacattttaatgtctaCACAGCATCACAGTATTCTGAAGAAagtgttatttagtcatttctAAGAAACAGACTTTATCCCCAGACCATAGTTTTATTATAgatgtacaatatttctcttctATGTGACACATTGTCTATGTACAAATGTAGAGAAGGAGCAGAACTCCGGTTGAATTCACTCTCTCATAATGCAAAGGGTTgaaggacaggacaggacagggtCATCACATTTCAGGAAAGCTACACCTGAACTTGTCTACCCACTGCAGACACACCTCTACACTGTCCAGCACTTAAACTCTAAGGTAAACATGTAGTCAGGTAATGTTCAAGTGATTTGGACTGACAGCGTTAAGAATTTTTAGAGAACATCGAGCATACAGAACAAACGGATTGAAAACAGGAGGTTTGTTTAACCCCAAATAAAACTTTCTGACTATAACTGTAGTCTTTGTCAGTATAATAGTTTATTTCTGTTCATGTGGATTCTGTTATcactattttgtttttcttgctgtaatcgaCAGAAAACCAACATGCACAGACTGCTATGATAAACGACCAGTCTTTGTTGCTAAAATGGCAATAACGGACATTTGACAGGGAGGTGTTTGGA contains:
- the hmox2b gene encoding heme oxygenase 2; the protein is MSEEKMNGTGAVYEEKEDTLSPDDLSEMLAAGTKDVHEKAENTQFVKDFLRGRIRKELFKLGAVALYYTYTAMEEEIERNKDHPHFAPLYFPAELHRHEALARDLEYFYGPDWQSQVSCSQAAQRYADRIHQVGQEDPVLLVAHAYTRYMGDLSGGQVLKKVAQRALKLPPTGEGLEFYQFDAIHSAKAFKQLYRSRMNELELDMETKKRLVDEAVKAFQFNMEVFEELEEIGKTFQEDVLDAGMPVHGEMGGDISKCPYYTAKMAATGGTAYACQLAMAVLRHPTGQVLFATWFAALAGLAAWYLM